The Streptomyces sp. NBC_00224 genome contains the following window.
CGCGTGTGCGACTGCCGTGGCAGGAACTCGGCCCGGACGCCTGGACGTTGTCCAACCTCCTCGACTCCGAGCGGTACGAGCGCCCCGGCGTGGAACTGCTGGAGAGCGGCCTGTACGTCGACCTGCCGCCCTGGGGCACCCATCTGTGGTCCGTCACGAGCGGTGCATGAGCGCTCCACCCCGCACGCGCGCCCTCTGCCGACCGGCTCGGTTCGCCGCGCCCCGCCCCGACCGGGCGGCACGCGGGCAGCACCGGCTCAACTCGGCTCGTACAGCGCTTCCGGATCCACCACACACAGGGCCCAGATGACGAACCCGTCGATCGCGATCAGGATCAGGGACCACAGGGGGTAGTACGGAAGGGACAGGAAGTTGGCGATCATCAGCACCGCGGCGATGATCACACCCATGATCCTGGCCCATGTCGCGGCCACGAACAGACCGACACCGACGCCGACCGCGATCACCCCGAACGCGAGATGGATCCAGCCCCAGGTCGTCAGGTCGAACTCGAAGACATAGCCGCGCGTGACGAGGAACACCTCGTCCTCAAGCACACCCATGAGGCCCCGGCAGATATCCATGCCGCCCGAGACGAACAGCATCACCGAGGCAAAGATCGTCAATCCACTGGCGGCGGCCTTCGCGGTGTCCGAGCGCTGGTGCGGAGTGGTCGAGGTGGTCATGCCAGAGCCGCCATCCTTGAGGAGGGTGCCGATTGCACCGCTCTGTCGCACGAGTCTCGCTCCCCGGGGAACGCCGGACGTCACCCTCCGAGGGTGACGCCCGAGCAGGAGCCCGCCGGGAGGCTGACGTTCGTCCGCCGGATCGAGAGCGAGGCGATGGCCGTGCCGCCCTACCCCGACGAACCAGCCGTCCCAGGGCGCGGCCCCGCGTGGCCGCGCCGGGTGCTCGCACCGCTGGCCCTGGCCCAGTTCGTCTGCAGCTTCGCCGGTTCGAACATGAGCGTGATGATTCAGGACATCAGCGAGGACCTGGACACCTCCGCACAGGGAGTGCAGATCGCGATCACCGTCTTTCTGCTGGTGATGGCGGCGCTGATGATTCCGGGCGGCATCCTGACCGACCGCTACGGCCGCAAGCGGTGTCTTGTCGTCGGCCTCGCCGTGTACGGGACCGGAGCGCTGCTCAGCGCTGCCGCGCCCGGCCTGGGCGTGCTCATCCTGGGCAACTCGATCCTGGAGGGCATCGGCACCGCCCTGCTCATCCCGCCCGTGTACATCCTCACCACCCTGCTGTTCACAGAGGCGTCCGACCGCGCCCGCGCCTTCGGGGCGATCATGGCGATGGGTGGCATCGGCGCCGCCGCAGGACCCCTCCTCGGGGGCCTCATCACCTCGGCGATCAGCTGGCGGGCGGCCTTCGTCTTCCAGGCGGGCGTGGTCGCCGCGATCATCCTGCTGAGCCGGCGTCTGCACGACCCGCTCCCACCAGACCCCGACCGCGTCTTCGACACCGGCGGCGCGATCCTGTCGGCCACCGGTCTGATCCTTGTCGTCATGGGCATTCTCGCGGCGGACGACAACGTCTGGCTGACGGCCGGTCTGCTCTTGGTCGGCGGCCTGTTCCTGGTGGCGTTCTTCCGCTGGGTGCGGGCCAAGGAACGCGCCGGGACCCAGCCCCTGCTGCCGACAGAGGTGTTCCGCAACCGTACGTCCAACCTCGGCCTGATCACCCAGCACACACAGTGGCTGCTGCTCATGGGGGTGTCGTTCGTGGTCGCCGCCTACCTTCAGGTCGTCCGCGGATACGACGCGATCAGCACCGGCGTGATCTTCACTGCGTCCACGCTGGGCCTGCTCGTCAGCTCGCTCGGCGCCGCACGGCTCGCCAAGCTCAGCACCCAGCGCACGCTCATCATGGCCGGTTACGCCGTCACGGTCTGTGGCATCGGCGTGCTCCTCGCCATGGCCCACGGCTCACCGAAGGCCTGGGTCTTCACGCCCGGACTGCTCCTCATCGGCCTCGGGCTCGGGGTGATGCTGACGCCTTCGGTCAACGTGGTGCAGTCGAGCTTCCCCGAAGGCCTCCAGGGCGAGATCTCCGGCCTGTCACGCAGTGTGTCCAACCTCGGTTCCTCCGTGGGCACCGCCCTCGCGGGCACCATCCTCGTGGCCGACCCG
Protein-coding sequences here:
- a CDS encoding MFS transporter; its protein translation is MAVPPYPDEPAVPGRGPAWPRRVLAPLALAQFVCSFAGSNMSVMIQDISEDLDTSAQGVQIAITVFLLVMAALMIPGGILTDRYGRKRCLVVGLAVYGTGALLSAAAPGLGVLILGNSILEGIGTALLIPPVYILTTLLFTEASDRARAFGAIMAMGGIGAAAGPLLGGLITSAISWRAAFVFQAGVVAAIILLSRRLHDPLPPDPDRVFDTGGAILSATGLILVVMGILAADDNVWLTAGLLLVGGLFLVAFFRWVRAKERAGTQPLLPTEVFRNRTSNLGLITQHTQWLLLMGVSFVVAAYLQVVRGYDAISTGVIFTASTLGLLVSSLGAARLAKLSTQRTLIMAGYAVTVCGIGVLLAMAHGSPKAWVFTPGLLLIGLGLGVMLTPSVNVVQSSFPEGLQGEISGLSRSVSNLGSSVGTALAGTILVADPAVGPYAAALVVLAVIGLVGLGAAAKLPRDTGSRPTRVEPAADGQRPS